One genomic segment of Pongo pygmaeus isolate AG05252 chromosome 19, NHGRI_mPonPyg2-v2.0_pri, whole genome shotgun sequence includes these proteins:
- the CDC42EP4 gene encoding cdc42 effector protein 4 has product MPILKQLVSSSVHSKRRSRADLTAEMISAPLGDFRHTMHVGRAGDAFGDTSFLNSKAGEPDGESLDEQASSSSSKRSLLSRKFRGSKRSQSVTRGEREQRDMLGSLRDSALFVKNAMSLPQLNEKEAMEKGTSKLPKSLSSSPVKKANGGEGGDEEVSVEEAVPRRNGAAGPHSPDPLLDEQAFGDLTDLPVVPKATYGLKHAESIMSFHIDLGPSMLGDVLSIMDKEEWDPEEEEGGYHGDEGATGTITQAPPYTVAAPPLARQEGKAGPDLPSLPSHALEDEGWAAAAPSPGSARSMGSHTTRDSSSLSSCTSGVLEERSPAFRGPDRARAAVSRQPDKEFSFMDEEEEDEIRV; this is encoded by the coding sequence ATGCCGATCCTCAAGCAACTGGTGTCCAGCTCCGTGCACTCCAAGCGCCGTTCCCGAGCGGACCTCACGGCCGAGATGATCAGCGCCCCGCTGGGCGACTTCCGCCACACCATGCACGTTGGCCGGGCCGGAGACGCCTTTGGGGACACCTCCTTCCTCAATAGCAAGGCTGGCGAGCCCGATGGCGAGTCCTTGGACGAACAGGCCTCCTCTTCATCTTCCAAACGCAGTCTCCTGTCCAGGAAGTTCCGGGGCAGCAAGCGGTCACAGTCGGTGACCAGAGGGGAGCGGGAGCAGCGTGACATGCTGGGCTCCCTGCGGGACTCGGCCCTCTTTGTCAAGAATGCCATGTCCCTGCCCCAGCTCAATGAGAAGGAGGCCATGGAGAAGGGCACCAGTAAGCTGCCCAAGAGCCTGTCATCCAGCCCCGTGAAGAAGGCCAATGGTGGGGAGGGTGGCGACGAGGAGGTGAGCGTGGAGGAGGCAGTGCCCCGTCGGAATGGGGCCGCGGGTCCCCATTCCCCTGACCCCCTCCTCGATGAGCAGGCCTTTGGGGATCTGACAGATCTGCCTGTCGTGCCCAAGGCCACATATGGGCTGAAGCATGCGGAGTCCATCATGTCCTTCCACATCGACCTGGGGCCCTCCATGCTGGGTGACGTCCTCAGCATCATGGACAAGGAGGAGTGGGACCccgaggaggaggagggtggttACCACGGCGATGAGGGCGCCACTGGCACCATCACCCAGGCTCCCCCATACACCGTGGCGGCCCCTCCCCTGGCAAGGCAGGAAGGCAAGGCCGGCCCAGATttgccctccctcccctcccatgCTCTGGAGGACGAGGGGTGGGCAGCAGCGGCCCCCAGCCCCGGCTCAGCCCGCAGCATGGGCAGCCACACCACACGGGACAGCAGCTCCCTCTCCAGCTGCACCTCGGGCGTCCTGGAGGAGCGCAGCCCTGCCTTCCGGGGGCCAGACAGGGCCCGGGCTGCTGTCTCGAGACAGCCGGACAAGGAGTTCTCCTTcatggatgaggaggaggaggatgaaatCCGTGTGTGA